A part of Citrifermentans bremense genomic DNA contains:
- a CDS encoding SRPBCC family protein yields METSTTEQGRAYRGQAHTRVNVGPAERKASLAGGAALALSGLWSVGRRNYLSGLAMIASGGMLLYRGQTGHCGLYEAIGVDTVHTQESGLRIEKVVTIGLPPHQVYEFWRRLENLPRFMKHLASVQVTGERTSHWKAVGPGGLSTEWDAEMMEDTPGQQISWHSVGSADIPNKGTVEFKEAPGNRGTEVRVIIDYYPPGGTAGRAAARIAHGLNAQQLEEDLKRLKQILEVGEETTARRTVE; encoded by the coding sequence ATGGAAACCAGCACAACTGAGCAAGGCCGCGCTTACCGCGGCCAGGCACACACGAGAGTTAACGTGGGGCCGGCGGAGCGCAAGGCATCGCTTGCAGGAGGCGCGGCCCTGGCGCTCTCCGGACTTTGGAGCGTAGGGAGGAGAAACTACCTCTCCGGCCTGGCCATGATCGCGAGCGGAGGGATGCTCCTTTACCGGGGGCAAACCGGGCACTGCGGCCTGTACGAAGCTATAGGGGTTGACACCGTGCACACACAAGAGTCGGGACTGCGCATAGAGAAGGTGGTGACCATAGGCCTGCCGCCGCACCAGGTCTACGAGTTCTGGCGCCGCCTGGAGAACCTGCCGCGTTTCATGAAGCACCTCGCGTCGGTGCAGGTCACCGGCGAGCGGACCTCACACTGGAAAGCGGTTGGCCCCGGCGGACTCAGCACGGAATGGGACGCGGAGATGATGGAGGACACCCCGGGACAACAGATCAGCTGGCACTCGGTGGGAAGCGCCGACATCCCGAACAAGGGGACGGTGGAGTTCAAGGAGGCCCCCGGCAACCGCGGCACCGAGGTGCGGGTGATCATCGACTACTACCCCCCCGGCGGCACTGCCGGAAGGGCCGCAGCCAGGATCGCCCACGGCCTAAACGCCCAGCAACTG
- the ku gene encoding non-homologous end joining protein Ku yields MRAMWSGSISFGLVNIPVKLYSGSQSNTLDLDMLRKSDLCPIKYLRVCKNDNQEVPYEEIVKGYEYSDGEYIVLTDQDFENASLEKTHLIDIVDFIDEREIDTRFFEKPYYLEPEKTGPKAYALLREALKRSGKVGVAHYVLRNRGSIGILRPLDKVLVLNQIRYAEEVRDAADLKLPGDENLREQEVALALSLIDQLTVKFDPEKYKDQYVDDLKRIIEEKAQGRTPAPQAKQPPPPKVADMMALLKESIKQKRKEAA; encoded by the coding sequence ATGAGGGCGATGTGGTCAGGTTCAATCAGCTTCGGGCTGGTGAACATACCGGTGAAGCTTTACAGCGGCTCCCAGAGCAACACTCTCGATCTGGACATGTTGCGCAAGAGTGATCTCTGCCCCATCAAGTACCTGAGGGTCTGCAAGAACGACAACCAGGAGGTCCCCTACGAGGAGATCGTGAAGGGGTATGAGTACAGCGACGGCGAGTACATCGTCTTGACCGACCAGGACTTCGAGAACGCGAGCCTTGAAAAGACGCACCTCATCGACATCGTCGACTTCATCGACGAGCGGGAGATCGACACCAGGTTCTTCGAGAAGCCGTACTACCTGGAGCCCGAGAAGACCGGTCCCAAGGCGTATGCCCTTTTGAGAGAGGCGCTGAAGCGCTCAGGGAAGGTGGGAGTGGCGCATTACGTGCTGAGGAACAGGGGGAGCATCGGGATTCTGAGGCCCCTGGACAAGGTGCTGGTGCTGAACCAGATCAGGTACGCCGAAGAGGTGCGGGACGCGGCCGACCTGAAACTCCCCGGGGACGAGAACCTGCGCGAGCAGGAGGTGGCGCTGGCGCTTTCCCTCATCGACCAGCTGACGGTGAAATTCGACCCGGAAAAATACAAGGACCAGTACGTGGACGACCTGAAACGTATCATCGAGGAAAAGGCCCAGGGAAGGACGCCCGCGCCCCAGGCGAAACAGCCTCCTCCGCCGAAGGTCGCCGACATGATGGCGCTTTTGAAGGAGAGCATAAAACAGAAAAGGAAGGAGGCGGCCTAG
- a CDS encoding DUF748 domain-containing protein has translation MAEESGNKAPGAGRKLLSAKPLLMIADVIVALIVVVFIASFFIDEPLRRITEKKMNQSLKGYSVRLPKLHFSLIGLSITLKGLTVSQQAHPEPPVAEFPYLRASVHWREILAGKLVGEMRLDEPKIHINLTQLKAEAQSKVPIKEKGWQQAVEAIYPLKINLLKINDASITYIDQDPKHPLVLSNLDLEANNIRNIHLPDKVYPSSFHLETDIFKTGHGTVDGKANFLAEPTPAVKADLKLEKVPLDYFQPVLARYNMSVKGGVLSGNGDIEYGRKVQTARLKKLVISGVTMTYLHSEETAAVEKRRAEKVKEAAKEVSNKPNLVLSIDRFDLVRSDLGMLYNAGGKKFRIFVADTDFSLSNFSNQFSRGPAKAKLTGKFMGSGATEASGDFRPEKNGPDFDLYLKISNTQLTSLNDLLRSYGDFDVTAGTFSLVTELHVKNERVDGYIKPFFKDMKVYDRRQDKNKGFFKQVKEILIGGIAKLLENKPREQVATKADISGPLKNPQTSTWQIVVQLVRNAFFKAILPTFERDVTALGKKR, from the coding sequence ATGGCTGAAGAAAGCGGGAACAAAGCGCCCGGCGCCGGTAGAAAGCTGTTGAGCGCGAAGCCGCTGCTCATGATAGCGGACGTCATCGTCGCACTCATCGTCGTCGTGTTCATCGCCAGCTTTTTCATCGACGAACCGCTGCGGCGCATCACCGAGAAGAAGATGAACCAGAGCCTCAAGGGGTATTCTGTCCGTCTTCCCAAGCTCCATTTCAGCCTGATCGGGCTCTCAATCACGCTCAAGGGGCTCACCGTTTCTCAGCAGGCGCACCCTGAGCCGCCGGTGGCGGAGTTCCCGTACCTGCGGGCCAGCGTCCACTGGCGCGAGATACTCGCCGGGAAGCTCGTCGGCGAGATGAGGCTCGACGAACCGAAGATCCACATCAACCTGACCCAGCTGAAAGCCGAGGCACAGAGCAAGGTTCCCATCAAGGAAAAGGGGTGGCAGCAGGCGGTGGAGGCGATCTACCCCTTGAAGATCAACCTCTTGAAGATCAACGACGCCAGCATCACCTATATCGATCAGGACCCCAAGCACCCCCTCGTGCTGAGCAACCTGGACCTTGAGGCGAACAACATCCGCAACATCCACCTCCCTGACAAGGTCTACCCCTCATCCTTCCACCTCGAGACCGACATCTTCAAAACCGGCCACGGGACCGTCGACGGGAAGGCGAATTTCCTCGCCGAGCCGACCCCGGCGGTGAAGGCCGACCTCAAGCTGGAAAAGGTGCCCCTCGACTACTTTCAGCCGGTGCTGGCCCGCTACAACATGTCGGTCAAAGGCGGCGTTTTGAGCGGCAACGGGGACATCGAGTACGGGCGGAAGGTGCAGACCGCGCGCCTGAAGAAGCTGGTGATCAGCGGGGTCACCATGACCTATCTCCACTCGGAAGAGACGGCGGCGGTGGAGAAAAGAAGGGCGGAAAAGGTGAAAGAGGCGGCCAAGGAGGTGAGCAACAAGCCGAACCTGGTGCTGAGCATCGACCGGTTCGACCTGGTCCGCTCCGACCTCGGGATGTTGTACAACGCCGGCGGCAAGAAGTTCCGGATCTTCGTGGCCGACACCGATTTCAGCCTGAGCAACTTCTCCAACCAGTTCTCGCGCGGTCCCGCGAAGGCGAAACTGACCGGCAAGTTCATGGGAAGCGGCGCGACAGAAGCCTCCGGGGACTTCCGCCCCGAGAAGAACGGGCCGGACTTCGACCTCTACTTGAAGATCTCCAACACGCAGCTCACCTCCCTGAACGACCTGCTCCGAAGCTACGGGGATTTCGACGTCACCGCCGGGACTTTTTCGCTGGTGACCGAGCTGCATGTGAAAAACGAGAGGGTGGACGGGTACATCAAGCCCTTTTTCAAGGACATGAAAGTCTACGACCGGCGCCAGGACAAGAACAAGGGGTTCTTCAAGCAGGTGAAGGAGATCCTGATCGGGGGGATAGCGAAGCTTCTGGAAAACAAGCCGCGGGAGCAGGTGGCGACCAAGGCCGACATCTCCGGCCCTCTGAAAAACCCGCAGACCAGCACCTGGCAGATCGTGGTGCAGCTTGTGCGCAACGCCTTCTTCAAAGCGATCCTCCCCACCTTCGAGAGGGATGTTACGGCGCTCGGTAAAAAGCGCTAG
- a CDS encoding DUF3309 family protein — protein MRNVLLLILILLVIAALPAWPYSEGWGYFPSGGLGVVLVVLLLLVFMERI, from the coding sequence ATGAGAAACGTCTTGCTGCTGATTCTGATCCTGCTGGTCATCGCGGCACTCCCTGCCTGGCCCTACAGCGAGGGATGGGGGTACTTCCCGAGCGGCGGCCTCGGAGTGGTGCTGGTGGTTCTGCTGCTGCTGGTTTTCATGGAGCGGATCTAG